The following coding sequences lie in one Streptococcus suis genomic window:
- a CDS encoding F0F1 ATP synthase subunit delta — translation MNARENAIVQKYALSFVEKVSDHADIWDMYDQISDLISIIHDSKLNRLLLSATVSREEKADFVRTVRQSSFWQINDLIEDVIRDGHADLLLETLERVQLQISKFKNEFEARVVSVYPLTEAQKERLRHLVEQRFSLRVRNITEELDQSLLGGFIVTVNHKVIDASVRTQLKDVRKNFRK, via the coding sequence ATGAACGCTAGAGAAAATGCCATCGTGCAAAAATATGCTCTATCATTTGTTGAAAAAGTCAGTGATCATGCAGATATTTGGGATATGTATGACCAGATTTCTGACTTGATTTCCATCATTCATGATAGTAAGCTGAATCGACTCTTGCTGTCAGCGACAGTATCGAGAGAAGAAAAGGCTGATTTTGTAAGGACGGTACGTCAATCTAGTTTCTGGCAAATCAATGACTTGATTGAAGATGTTATTCGTGATGGTCATGCAGACTTGCTTCTTGAAACCCTTGAGCGTGTCCAATTACAAATCAGTAAATTTAAAAATGAATTTGAAGCCCGTGTGGTTTCAGTCTATCCGTTGACAGAAGCTCAAAAAGAGCGTCTCCGTCACTTGGTAGAACAACGATTTTCCTTGCGTGTACGCAATATCACGGAAGAACTTGATCAAAGTCTCCTCGGTGGTTTTATTGTAACGGTTAACCATAAGGTAATCGATGCAAGCGTTCGGACACAGTTGAAGGACGTTAGAAAAAACTTTAGAAAATAG
- the atpF gene encoding ATP synthase F0 subunit B — MATTITMQSSTILGNFILVTVSFAVLIILIRVFAWDKITGIFEERANKIANDIDAAEEKLTAAANLVQQREDELVQGRIESQKIIQDAVERAKLEKKRILEQAEVEAQALKTKATMEIEAEKREAQENLRVQVAELAVDLASKIILEDLDQQAHSNLIDRYLDKLGDK, encoded by the coding sequence ATGGCAACAACTATTACAATGCAATCTAGTACCATTCTTGGAAACTTTATCTTGGTAACAGTCTCATTTGCAGTACTTATTATTCTTATTCGTGTTTTTGCATGGGATAAAATTACAGGTATTTTTGAAGAACGTGCCAATAAGATTGCGAACGATATTGATGCTGCAGAAGAAAAATTAACAGCAGCAGCAAACCTTGTTCAACAACGTGAAGATGAGTTGGTACAGGGACGTATCGAAAGTCAAAAGATTATTCAAGATGCGGTTGAACGTGCAAAACTAGAGAAAAAACGAATTTTAGAACAAGCTGAAGTTGAGGCTCAAGCTCTAAAAACAAAAGCGACAATGGAAATTGAAGCTGAAAAACGTGAGGCACAAGAAAACTTGCGCGTTCAAGTTGCTGAATTGGCAGTTGATCTTGCAAGCAAAATTATTTTGGAAGATTTGGACCAACAAGCTCATAGTAACTTGATTGACCGTTATTTGGACAAACTAGGAGACAAGTAG
- a CDS encoding F0F1 ATP synthase subunit A — protein sequence MEEHLSPTLTLGPVTFDLTMVLVSVITISIIFLLVFWASRRMELKPKGKQNVLEYVYELTINFTKGNLGDAEAKRYSLFFFTVFTFLLVANNLGLMTKLETAEGHNLWTSPTANMAYDFGLATIATVFCHVEGIRRRGFKAYLKSFVTPWAMAPMNILEEVTNLVSLALRLYGNIYAGEVLVSLLLQLSQQSALAYPIAFALNVVWTAFSVFISCLQGYVFIMLVSMYLNKKISSESE from the coding sequence TTGGAAGAACATTTAAGTCCAACCCTTACCCTTGGTCCCGTAACCTTTGACCTGACCATGGTATTGGTTTCTGTCATTACCATTTCCATTATTTTCTTACTTGTTTTTTGGGCTAGTCGTCGGATGGAGCTCAAGCCTAAAGGAAAACAGAATGTTTTGGAGTACGTTTACGAATTGACCATCAATTTTACAAAAGGGAATCTTGGCGATGCGGAAGCAAAGCGGTATTCCTTGTTCTTCTTTACAGTCTTTACTTTTCTTTTGGTTGCCAATAATCTAGGTTTGATGACCAAATTGGAAACAGCAGAAGGACATAATTTGTGGACTTCTCCAACGGCCAATATGGCTTACGATTTCGGTTTGGCAACAATTGCAACAGTATTTTGTCATGTTGAGGGTATTCGTCGTCGCGGTTTCAAGGCATACCTCAAATCTTTTGTGACACCCTGGGCTATGGCTCCAATGAACATTTTGGAAGAAGTGACCAACCTTGTGTCGCTTGCTCTTCGTCTGTACGGTAACATTTATGCTGGTGAAGTGCTTGTCTCTCTTCTTCTACAATTATCTCAACAAAGTGCACTTGCATATCCAATTGCCTTTGCTCTGAACGTTGTTTGGACAGCATTTTCTGTATTCATTTCATGCTTGCAGGGATATGTATTTATCATGTTGGTATCTATGTACTTAAATAAAAAAATCAGTAGTGAGAGTGAATAG